One window of the Sulfitobacter alexandrii genome contains the following:
- a CDS encoding alkene reductase, protein MTEPLFTPAKAGAIEADNRIVMAPLTRNRADDDTGEVGDMHVDYYRQRAGAGIIITEATQISPEGKGYIQTPGIHTPGQAAAWRRVTDAVHEAGGKIVLQLWHVGRISHTSLQPNGQQPVAPSATNAGVKTFTANGFEATSDPRALELVEIPRLIADFANAAKLAKDAGFDGVEVHGANGYLLDQFLKTGSNYRTDGYGGPVENRAKLLLEVLEAVTRIWGGDRVGLRLSPFSPANGSSDDNPQETFEYVIKELNRFGLAYLHMIEGATGGSRDLEEGQSIDKLRALFDGPYMANNGYDRAMSLEAVKNGHADFIAIGRPFIANPDLVERYRQDLPIAEGDQKTYYGGGREGYTDYPAYSKEAAE, encoded by the coding sequence ATGACCGAACCGCTTTTCACACCCGCCAAGGCAGGTGCCATCGAAGCCGACAACCGGATCGTGATGGCGCCGCTGACCCGGAACCGCGCGGACGACGACACCGGCGAAGTGGGCGACATGCACGTCGACTACTATCGCCAGCGCGCGGGCGCCGGCATCATCATCACCGAAGCCACGCAGATCAGCCCCGAGGGCAAGGGCTATATCCAGACGCCCGGCATCCATACCCCGGGTCAGGCCGCCGCATGGCGCAGGGTGACCGACGCGGTGCACGAGGCGGGCGGCAAGATCGTGCTGCAGCTCTGGCATGTCGGCCGGATCAGCCACACCTCGCTGCAGCCCAATGGCCAGCAGCCCGTGGCGCCGTCGGCGACCAATGCAGGGGTCAAGACCTTCACGGCAAACGGTTTCGAAGCCACATCCGATCCGCGCGCTCTGGAGCTGGTGGAAATCCCCCGGCTCATCGCTGACTTTGCCAACGCGGCCAAGCTGGCCAAGGACGCGGGCTTCGATGGCGTCGAGGTGCACGGCGCCAATGGCTACCTTCTGGACCAGTTCCTCAAGACCGGCAGCAACTACCGCACCGACGGATACGGCGGCCCGGTGGAGAACCGCGCCAAGTTGCTGCTGGAGGTGCTCGAAGCCGTCACCAGGATCTGGGGCGGCGACCGGGTTGGCCTGCGCCTGTCGCCTTTCTCGCCCGCCAACGGCAGCAGCGACGACAATCCGCAGGAAACCTTCGAATACGTGATCAAGGAGCTGAACCGTTTCGGCCTCGCGTATTTGCATATGATCGAAGGGGCCACCGGCGGATCGCGCGACCTCGAAGAGGGGCAGAGCATCGACAAGCTGCGCGCGCTGTTCGATGGGCCGTACATGGCCAACAATGGCTACGATCGCGCCATGTCGCTCGAGGCGGTGAAGAACGGCCACGCGGATTTCATCGCCATCGGGCGTCCGTTCATCGCCAATCCCGATCTCGTGGAACGCTACCGGCAGGATCTGCCGATCGCGGAAGGGGACCAGAAGACCTATTACGGCGGCGGGCGCGAAGGCTACACGGACTATCCCGCGTACAGCAAGGAAGCGGCGGAATAG
- the lon gene encoding endopeptidase La, with protein MLEPLNASYPVLPLRDIVVFPHMIVPLFVGREKSVRALEEVMSDDKQILLSSQIDPGEDDPDSKGIFKAGVLANVLQLLKLPDGTVKVLVEGQARVRITEYLDNENFFEARAEYLTEMPGDAATTQALIKTVADEFERYAKVKKNVPDEALAAVGETSEPARLADLVAGHLGIEVEQKQDLLETLSVSERLEKVYGLMQGEMSVLQVEKKIKTRVKSQMERTQREYYLNEQMKAIQQELGDGEDGKNEVAELEARINDTKLSKEAKEKADAELKKLKNMSPMSAEATVVRNYLDWMLSIPWGVKSRTKKDLSKAQKVLDDDHYGLEKVKERIVEYLAVQQRSSKLKGPIMCLVGPPGVGKTSLGKSVAKATGREFIRISLGGVRDESEIRGHRRTYIGSMPGKIIQALKKAKTTNPLILLDEIDKMGQDFRGDPASAMLEVLDPEQNSTFVDHYLEVEYDLSNVMFLTTSNSYNMPGPLLDRMEIIPLSGYTEDEKREIAKQHLVAKQIKNHGLKAKEFSIEDSALTGMIRYYTREAGVRNLEREIAKVARKSLTKIVRKEAESITVTGDNLEEFLGVRKHRYGLAEKEDQIGVVTGLAYTSVGGELLSIEALRLPGKGRMKTTGKLGDVMKESIDAASSYVRSISPKIGVKPPRFDTLDIHVHVPDGATPKDGPSAGLAMVTAIVSVLTQIPVRKDIAMTGEVTLRGNASAIGGLKEKLLAALRGGITTVLIPEENEKDLPDIPDNVKEGLTIIPVSHVSDVLKHALVRQPEPIEWDQEAEDAAAAATLAAQKGSGDSATAH; from the coding sequence ATGTTAGAGCCACTTAACGCTTCCTACCCGGTGTTGCCGCTGCGCGATATCGTGGTGTTCCCGCACATGATCGTCCCGCTGTTCGTCGGTCGCGAGAAATCCGTGCGCGCGCTCGAGGAAGTCATGTCCGACGACAAGCAGATCCTGCTGTCGAGCCAGATCGACCCCGGCGAGGATGATCCCGACAGCAAGGGCATCTTCAAGGCGGGTGTGCTCGCCAACGTGCTGCAGCTGCTCAAGCTGCCCGACGGCACCGTCAAGGTACTGGTCGAAGGTCAGGCGCGGGTGCGCATCACCGAATATCTCGACAACGAGAACTTCTTCGAGGCGCGGGCGGAGTATCTGACCGAAATGCCCGGCGATGCGGCGACCACGCAGGCGCTGATCAAGACGGTCGCGGATGAATTCGAGCGCTACGCCAAGGTGAAGAAGAACGTCCCGGACGAGGCGCTGGCTGCGGTCGGCGAAACGAGCGAGCCCGCCCGGCTGGCCGACCTCGTTGCCGGTCACCTTGGCATCGAGGTGGAGCAGAAGCAGGATCTTCTGGAAACGCTGTCGGTCTCCGAACGGCTCGAGAAGGTCTATGGCCTGATGCAGGGCGAAATGTCCGTCCTGCAGGTCGAGAAGAAGATCAAGACCCGCGTGAAGTCCCAGATGGAGCGGACCCAGCGCGAATACTATCTCAATGAACAGATGAAGGCGATCCAGCAGGAGCTGGGCGACGGCGAGGACGGCAAGAACGAGGTCGCCGAGCTGGAAGCGCGGATCAACGACACCAAGCTGTCCAAGGAAGCCAAGGAAAAGGCGGATGCGGAGCTGAAGAAGCTCAAGAACATGTCGCCGATGTCCGCCGAGGCGACCGTGGTGCGCAACTATCTCGACTGGATGCTGTCCATCCCGTGGGGTGTCAAGTCGCGGACCAAGAAGGACCTGTCGAAGGCCCAGAAGGTGCTGGACGACGATCACTACGGTCTCGAGAAGGTCAAGGAACGCATCGTCGAATACCTTGCCGTGCAGCAGCGTTCGTCCAAGCTGAAGGGCCCGATCATGTGCCTTGTCGGCCCTCCGGGCGTGGGCAAGACCTCGCTGGGCAAATCGGTCGCCAAGGCCACGGGGCGCGAGTTCATCCGCATCTCGCTCGGCGGCGTGCGGGACGAATCCGAGATCCGGGGTCATCGGCGGACCTACATCGGCTCCATGCCCGGCAAGATCATCCAGGCGCTGAAGAAGGCCAAGACCACGAACCCCCTCATCCTGCTCGACGAGATCGACAAGATGGGTCAGGACTTCCGTGGCGACCCTGCCTCGGCCATGCTGGAGGTGCTCGATCCGGAACAGAACTCGACCTTCGTGGACCACTATCTCGAAGTGGAATACGACCTGTCGAACGTGATGTTCCTGACCACGTCCAACAGCTATAACATGCCGGGGCCGCTTCTCGACCGGATGGAGATCATCCCTCTCTCCGGATACACGGAGGACGAGAAGCGCGAGATCGCCAAGCAGCATCTCGTGGCCAAGCAGATCAAGAACCACGGGCTGAAGGCCAAGGAATTCTCCATCGAGGATTCCGCGCTGACCGGCATGATCCGCTATTACACCCGCGAGGCGGGCGTTCGGAACCTCGAGCGGGAGATCGCCAAGGTGGCGCGCAAGTCGCTCACCAAGATCGTCCGCAAGGAAGCGGAGAGCATCACGGTCACGGGCGACAACCTCGAGGAGTTCCTCGGCGTGCGCAAGCACCGCTACGGCCTCGCGGAGAAAGAGGACCAGATCGGCGTGGTGACCGGCCTTGCCTATACATCCGTGGGCGGGGAGCTCTTGAGCATCGAGGCCCTGCGCCTGCCGGGCAAGGGCCGGATGAAGACCACCGGCAAGCTGGGTGACGTGATGAAAGAGTCGATCGACGCGGCCTCAAGCTACGTCCGGTCGATCAGCCCGAAGATCGGCGTCAAGCCGCCACGCTTCGACACGCTGGACATTCACGTTCACGTTCCGGACGGGGCCACGCCCAAGGACGGGCCTTCGGCCGGTCTGGCCATGGTGACGGCGATCGTGTCCGTGCTGACACAGATCCCCGTGCGCAAGGACATCGCCATGACCGGCGAGGTCACGCTGCGCGGCAATGCCTCCGCCATCGGCGGATTGAAGGAGAAACTGCTCGCGGCCTTGCGGGGGGGCATCACGACGGTGCTCATCCCCGAGGAAAACGAGAAGGATCTGCCGGATATCCCCGACAACGTGAAGGAAGGGCTGACCATCATCCCCGTGAGCCACGTGTCCGATGTGCTGAAGCATGCGCTGGTGCGCCAGCCGGAACCCATCGAATGGGATCAGGAGGCTGAAGATGCAGCAGCCGCCGCCACGCTGGCCGCGCAGAAGGGGTCGGGCGACAGCGCAACCGCGCATTGA
- a CDS encoding tail fiber domain-containing protein encodes MKNLFKASALSLCIAASSATAGSLAEPVVSAPVIVEEASTSSGGALIPLMILALGVIVLSSGNNGGGGGAVSDARLKTDIKPVGMTSMGLPLYQYRYVGGQQTFEGVMAQDVAKVMPEAIIPIGFGYMAVDYDMLGLEMRAVR; translated from the coding sequence ATGAAAAACCTGTTCAAAGCATCCGCATTGTCCCTTTGCATCGCCGCGTCGTCTGCCACGGCCGGCTCGCTTGCCGAACCCGTTGTCAGCGCACCTGTCATCGTGGAAGAAGCCTCGACCTCGTCCGGCGGCGCCCTGATCCCGTTGATGATCCTCGCGCTTGGCGTGATCGTCCTCAGTTCTGGAAACAACGGCGGGGGTGGCGGTGCCGTCAGCGACGCCCGGCTCAAAACCGACATCAAACCGGTGGGCATGACCTCGATGGGCCTGCCGCTTTATCAATACCGCTACGTCGGCGGACAGCAGACGTTCGAAGGCGTCATGGCGCAGGACGTGGCCAAGGTCATGCCCGAAGCGATCATTCCGATCGGTTTCGGCTACATGGCGGTGGATTACGACATGCTCGGGCTCGAGATGCGCGCCGTCAGATAA
- a CDS encoding HU family DNA-binding protein: MATKSETPAPVTAIDGKAPAAAAKATPAVVDAPQSVILGPVLRKKELIDQVVKRSGIKKKDAKPVVESLLSVLGEALADNRELVLPPFGKVKVRREKQMPNGRVMVVKVRQAGGSESGPSDTMPDAAE; this comes from the coding sequence GTGGCAACAAAATCTGAAACTCCCGCACCCGTCACCGCGATTGATGGCAAGGCGCCCGCCGCCGCCGCAAAAGCAACCCCTGCCGTCGTCGATGCGCCGCAATCGGTCATCCTCGGCCCCGTCTTGCGCAAGAAGGAACTGATCGACCAGGTCGTGAAACGTTCCGGCATCAAGAAGAAGGACGCAAAGCCCGTCGTCGAAAGCCTGCTGTCCGTTCTGGGCGAGGCGCTGGCCGATAACCGTGAACTGGTTCTGCCGCCCTTCGGCAAGGTCAAGGTCCGTCGTGAAAAGCAGATGCCGAATGGCCGTGTCATGGTCGTCAAGGTCCGGCAGGCTGGCGGATCCGAAAGCGGTCCGTCCGATACGATGCCGGATGCGGCCGAGTAA
- a CDS encoding histidine phosphatase family protein — MTYPTIWFLRHGQTEWNRDHRLQGRLDSPLTDQGVAEARRQASLMPPILAAGPALIVSPLGRARQTADIALCGTAYRTDPRLMEIDAGDWQGLRREDILEAHPDLAARAPTPLDIYEAAPGGEGLAAFHARIRDFMQDLQGPTVIVAHGLLGQVLRAEACGLPPEDAGRLSNLQGCVYRLDKGVETRLEAP; from the coding sequence ATGACCTACCCGACAATCTGGTTCCTGCGCCATGGTCAGACGGAATGGAACCGCGATCACCGCCTGCAGGGGCGGCTCGATTCCCCGCTGACCGACCAAGGCGTCGCCGAGGCGCGGCGCCAGGCCAGCCTGATGCCGCCGATCCTCGCGGCGGGGCCGGCGCTCATCGTCTCGCCGCTCGGACGGGCGCGGCAGACCGCCGACATCGCGCTCTGCGGCACAGCCTACCGGACCGATCCGCGGCTGATGGAAATCGACGCGGGCGACTGGCAGGGCTTGCGGCGCGAGGACATCCTCGAGGCGCACCCGGACCTCGCGGCGCGTGCGCCGACACCTCTCGACATATACGAGGCGGCCCCGGGCGGCGAGGGGCTGGCCGCCTTTCACGCCCGTATCCGTGATTTCATGCAGGACCTCCAAGGCCCCACCGTGATCGTGGCCCACGGCCTGCTGGGCCAGGTGCTCCGGGCGGAAGCCTGCGGTCTGCCGCCCGAGGACGCCGGGCGGCTCTCCAACCTGCAGGGCTGCGTCTACCGGCTGGACAAGGGTGTCGAAACCCGGCTGGAGGCGCCGTGA
- a CDS encoding histidine phosphatase family protein: MTSVPPLYILRHGETTWNAMGRLQGHFHSDLTDLGRAQAETQRAILGARDTDGFDLVSSPQGRALQTARIVMRDMPGHLRTDPALSEIGLGEWAGRDRATLLAQTGAADGFALYELAPGGEGLDALQARCSAFIATLRRPAILVTHGITSRMLRLLLTGRPLADLRHVDGGQGVVFHVVDGRQYRLTLGA; this comes from the coding sequence ATGACCAGCGTCCCGCCGCTCTATATCCTGCGCCACGGCGAGACGACGTGGAACGCCATGGGCCGGCTTCAGGGTCATTTCCATTCGGACCTCACCGACCTTGGTCGGGCGCAGGCCGAGACACAGCGCGCGATCCTTGGGGCGCGCGATACCGACGGGTTCGACCTTGTCAGCAGTCCGCAGGGCAGGGCGCTGCAAACCGCGCGCATCGTGATGCGGGACATGCCCGGTCACCTGCGCACCGACCCGGCGCTGTCCGAGATCGGCCTGGGGGAATGGGCCGGTCGGGACCGTGCGACGCTCCTCGCGCAGACCGGGGCGGCCGACGGTTTCGCGCTCTACGAACTGGCGCCGGGGGGCGAAGGGCTGGATGCGCTTCAGGCCCGCTGCAGCGCCTTCATCGCGACGCTGCGCCGGCCGGCGATCCTCGTGACACACGGCATCACCTCGCGGATGCTGCGCCTGCTGCTCACCGGCAGGCCGCTGGCAGACCTGCGCCATGTGGACGGAGGGCAGGGCGTGGTATTCCACGTGGTCGACGGTCGCCAGTACCGCCTGACTTTAGGGGCTTGA
- a CDS encoding HWE histidine kinase domain-containing protein, whose protein sequence is MLKKQSLYDPMDFLAGTGEMAQRIRNHDWQDHPFGPPDTWPQTLRSALSIALNSAFPTAIYWGPELRLLYNDAWSPIPGPRHPEALGARAEDVWSDIWHIIQPQFAELIGTGQGLFLEDQLLPMRRYGFEEETYWNYSFTPLRAEDGRIVGIFNSGSETTEKVIQARNAEGLVVLNQKLRDCDKADDALALSLSHLGGLLNADRVGMLDRVAQSGREGLTLTKEWCAAGVAATDDDLAFFPPDHVQRLMTGRVVQLSLADPDLAADDRDFLTRKGVSGVLAVPWTEQGQVVSVLYLHAGEAIRFHAVNVGTVEKVLETTMFWLDRERHREREKVMAAEIDHRARNMLAVVQSITRMAQGTDVADIKAKLSDRFTALSRVHSLLGRKRWITLEFRDLVEDELAPLGQEISDRITLSGPRIVLKPQQAQLFAMILHELTTNAMKYGSISHDAGRLSVAWSNDTDGSITLDWVETGGVIGRDAELRDSAGGFGSVLLTNLVETQMGGSVERVLGDHGITYRFVLPLNRTSRVASARPVSEDVQNPEKRPLSVMVVEDDAIISLDLADLMTSEGHHVFGQFSTVTTALDALQGELPDIALLDANLCSESSAPVAEALSARRVPFIVVSGNGGGFPEGDARTAAPLIEKPISNAELMSAVQHTLN, encoded by the coding sequence GTGCTGAAGAAACAGAGTCTGTACGATCCGATGGATTTTCTCGCCGGAACGGGCGAGATGGCGCAGCGCATCCGAAACCACGATTGGCAGGATCATCCGTTCGGTCCGCCCGACACCTGGCCGCAGACGTTGCGGTCCGCGCTGTCCATCGCGCTGAACTCGGCTTTTCCCACGGCGATCTACTGGGGGCCGGAGTTGCGGCTGCTCTATAACGATGCCTGGTCGCCGATCCCGGGCCCCCGGCATCCGGAGGCGCTCGGCGCGCGGGCGGAGGACGTCTGGAGCGACATCTGGCACATCATCCAGCCCCAGTTCGCCGAACTGATCGGGACCGGCCAGGGGCTGTTCCTCGAGGATCAGCTGCTTCCGATGCGGCGCTACGGATTCGAGGAAGAAACCTACTGGAATTACAGCTTCACCCCGCTCAGGGCCGAGGATGGCCGCATCGTCGGGATCTTCAACTCGGGCAGCGAAACGACGGAAAAGGTCATTCAGGCACGCAACGCCGAGGGGCTGGTCGTGCTAAACCAGAAGCTGCGGGACTGCGACAAGGCGGACGATGCGCTGGCGCTGTCCCTGTCGCATCTGGGCGGTCTGCTGAACGCCGACCGGGTCGGGATGCTGGACCGGGTGGCGCAATCCGGCAGGGAGGGGCTGACGCTGACCAAGGAGTGGTGCGCCGCTGGCGTGGCCGCCACCGATGACGATCTGGCCTTTTTCCCGCCGGATCACGTGCAGCGGCTGATGACGGGCAGGGTGGTTCAGCTATCGCTCGCCGATCCGGACCTCGCGGCGGACGATCGTGATTTCCTGACCCGCAAGGGTGTATCGGGGGTGCTGGCCGTGCCATGGACCGAACAGGGGCAGGTCGTTTCGGTGCTTTATCTTCATGCGGGGGAAGCGATACGTTTCCATGCCGTGAACGTCGGAACGGTCGAAAAGGTGCTCGAGACGACCATGTTCTGGTTGGACCGCGAACGTCACCGCGAACGCGAGAAGGTGATGGCGGCGGAAATCGACCACCGTGCACGCAACATGCTGGCGGTTGTCCAGTCCATAACCCGGATGGCCCAGGGGACGGATGTCGCCGACATCAAGGCCAAGTTGTCCGATCGCTTTACCGCCCTCTCGAGGGTGCATTCCCTGTTGGGTCGGAAGCGTTGGATCACTCTTGAGTTCCGGGACCTGGTCGAAGACGAGCTTGCGCCCCTGGGCCAGGAGATTTCGGATCGGATCACCCTGAGCGGCCCGCGCATCGTGCTCAAGCCCCAGCAGGCGCAGCTTTTCGCGATGATCCTGCACGAACTGACGACCAACGCCATGAAATACGGCAGCATCAGCCATGACGCCGGCAGGTTGTCGGTGGCCTGGTCCAACGATACCGACGGCAGCATCACGCTCGACTGGGTCGAGACAGGGGGCGTGATCGGACGGGACGCCGAACTGCGTGATTCCGCGGGCGGTTTCGGTTCGGTCCTTCTGACCAATCTGGTCGAGACCCAGATGGGCGGTTCCGTTGAAAGGGTGCTTGGCGATCACGGTATCACCTATCGGTTCGTCTTGCCGCTGAATCGGACGTCCCGTGTTGCGTCGGCGCGACCCGTGTCCGAGGATGTGCAGAACCCCGAGAAGCGGCCGCTGTCCGTCATGGTCGTCGAAGATGATGCGATCATTTCGCTCGACCTCGCGGATCTGATGACCTCCGAGGGGCACCACGTGTTCGGCCAGTTCAGCACCGTTACTACCGCCCTCGACGCCTTGCAGGGCGAGCTGCCCGATATCGCGTTGCTTGACGCGAACCTTTGCAGCGAGAGTTCCGCCCCGGTGGCCGAGGCGCTGAGCGCGCGGCGCGTTCCTTTCATCGTGGTCAGTGGCAATGGCGGCGGCTTTCCCGAAGGGGACGCCCGTACGGCGGCACCGCTCATTGAAAAGCCGATCTCGAATGCCGAGCTGATGTCGGCGGTGCAACACACCCTCAACTGA
- a CDS encoding ABC transporter permease, with amino-acid sequence MHSIGESLGLAVALVISADRDLLEIVLLSLRVSLSATAVACLVGLPLGGLLAIVRFRGRGAVLVLVNALMGLPPVVVGLLVYLYLSRSGPLGFLGLLYTPTAMIVAQTILIAPIVAALSRQVLEDLHAEYAEQFRSLCLTRLQIMRALLWDARYSLLTVGLAGFGRAVAEVGAVIIVGGNIDHLTRVMTTAIALETSKGDLALALALGIVLLVIALGVNAAAQSVRMTATRQAHV; translated from the coding sequence ATGCACAGCATCGGGGAGTCCTTGGGTCTTGCGGTCGCGCTGGTGATTTCCGCTGACCGCGACCTGCTGGAAATCGTGCTGCTGTCGTTGCGCGTCAGCCTTTCCGCGACTGCGGTTGCGTGCCTCGTCGGTCTGCCCCTGGGGGGTCTTCTGGCCATCGTGCGCTTCCGGGGGCGGGGGGCTGTTCTCGTGCTGGTGAATGCGTTGATGGGACTGCCGCCCGTGGTCGTCGGTCTGCTCGTCTATCTTTACCTGTCGCGATCGGGACCGCTCGGGTTTCTCGGGCTGCTTTATACCCCGACCGCCATGATCGTGGCCCAGACCATCCTGATCGCGCCGATCGTGGCGGCCCTGTCCCGTCAGGTGCTGGAAGACCTGCACGCGGAATATGCCGAACAGTTCCGCTCTCTCTGTCTCACACGGCTGCAGATCATGCGGGCGCTTCTGTGGGATGCCCGCTACTCCCTGCTGACAGTGGGGCTTGCCGGTTTCGGCCGTGCCGTGGCCGAGGTCGGCGCGGTGATCATCGTGGGCGGCAACATCGACCATCTCACCCGCGTGATGACGACGGCCATCGCGCTCGAAACTTCCAAGGGCGATCTGGCGCTTGCCCTTGCACTCGGGATCGTCCTGCTGGTCATCGCGCTCGGCGTGAACGCCGCCGCGCAGTCGGTGCGGATGACGGCGACACGGCAGGCGCATGTCTGA
- a CDS encoding ATP-binding cassette domain-containing protein — translation MSERRTTSSGPPALLPLKVRDLVLRLGGAAVLDGLSMDLQGAGCTVIMGPNGAGKSLLLKLLHGLIAPTSGHIRWGGQPPGAVTARQAMVFQKPVLLRRSVAANIDFVLKARGKDRACGAGLLDHVGLAHKTDQPARLLSGGEAQRLALARALATDPELMFLDEPTASLDPASVLAIERIVAQARDDGMRIVFVTHDVWQARRIADEVVFLHRGRVEEHARATDFFPEPRSAVARDYLNGRIVL, via the coding sequence ATGTCTGAGCGGCGCACGACATCTTCCGGTCCGCCGGCGCTGCTGCCGCTAAAGGTGCGCGACCTCGTCCTCCGGCTGGGCGGCGCGGCGGTGCTGGACGGGCTGTCGATGGATCTCCAGGGGGCGGGCTGCACCGTCATCATGGGGCCGAACGGAGCGGGCAAGAGCCTGCTGCTGAAACTGCTGCACGGGCTCATCGCGCCCACGTCGGGCCACATCCGCTGGGGCGGTCAGCCGCCGGGCGCCGTGACGGCCCGGCAGGCGATGGTGTTCCAGAAGCCGGTGCTGCTGCGTCGGTCCGTCGCGGCCAATATCGACTTCGTCCTGAAAGCCCGTGGCAAGGATCGCGCGTGCGGGGCGGGGCTGCTGGATCACGTGGGGCTGGCTCACAAGACAGACCAGCCCGCGCGCCTGCTGTCGGGCGGAGAAGCGCAGCGTCTTGCGCTGGCGCGGGCGCTCGCCACCGACCCCGAGTTGATGTTCCTCGACGAACCCACGGCCAGTCTCGATCCCGCGTCTGTCCTCGCGATCGAGCGCATCGTGGCGCAGGCCCGCGACGACGGCATGCGGATCGTCTTCGTCACCCATGACGTCTGGCAGGCACGCCGGATCGCTGACGAGGTGGTCTTTCTCCACCGGGGCCGCGTCGAGGAGCATGCCCGCGCGACCGACTTTTTCCCCGAGCCGCGCAGCGCCGTGGCCCGGGATTACCTGAACGGCAGAATTGTCCTCTGA
- a CDS encoding substrate-binding domain-containing protein: protein MLKRYLITPAVLALLGGAAMAQESIIVQSTTSTANSGLYDYLLPLFQDETGIQVNVVAVGTGQAIKNAENCDGDVLLVHAKAAEMKFVEAGFGTDRTDLMYNDFVIVGPEADPAGVAGMSDVEGALTQIAEAGALFASRGDDSGTHKKEMALWSDAGVDPTAASGDWYRETGSGMGATLNAGIGMGAYVMTDRATWISFENKQDYAIAVEGDEDMFNQYGVIPVSPEKCPSVNAEAARTFADWLVSAEGQAAIAAYKVADQQLFFPNAPGN, encoded by the coding sequence ATGCTCAAGAGATACCTCATCACCCCGGCGGTCCTGGCGCTGCTCGGCGGCGCGGCCATGGCGCAGGAATCGATCATCGTGCAGTCGACGACGTCGACCGCGAACTCGGGCCTGTACGATTACCTGCTGCCGCTCTTTCAGGATGAAACCGGCATCCAGGTCAATGTCGTCGCGGTCGGCACCGGCCAGGCGATCAAGAACGCCGAGAACTGCGATGGCGACGTGCTGCTGGTCCACGCCAAGGCGGCGGAGATGAAATTCGTCGAGGCCGGGTTCGGCACCGACCGGACCGACCTGATGTACAACGACTTCGTCATCGTCGGCCCCGAGGCGGACCCGGCGGGCGTCGCGGGCATGTCCGATGTCGAGGGCGCGCTGACGCAGATCGCCGAGGCCGGTGCGCTGTTTGCGTCGCGCGGCGATGACAGCGGCACGCACAAGAAGGAAATGGCGCTCTGGTCGGACGCGGGGGTCGACCCGACTGCCGCCAGCGGCGACTGGTACCGCGAGACTGGCTCCGGCATGGGGGCCACGCTGAACGCGGGCATCGGCATGGGCGCCTACGTGATGACCGACCGCGCCACGTGGATCAGCTTCGAGAACAAGCAGGACTACGCCATCGCCGTCGAAGGGGACGAGGACATGTTCAACCAGTATGGCGTGATCCCGGTCAGCCCCGAAAAATGCCCGAGCGTGAATGCCGAGGCTGCCCGGACTTTTGCCGATTGGCTGGTCTCGGCCGAGGGACAGGCGGCCATCGCGGCATACAAGGTAGCGGACCAGCAGCTGTTCTTTCCCAACGCCCCCGGTAACTGA
- a CDS encoding helix-turn-helix transcriptional regulator, producing the protein MTEPSMPDHEYLTVRELADLLRLKERKVYDLAASGSVPCSRATGKLLFPADEIRAWIERAKSGSGVAAPPSVARAPILLGSHDPLLDWAIRQSRCGLASYYDGSLDGLRRFTAGEGVAAGLHIHDPVSNNWNVPAVAAAAAGQNAVLVTFALRQRGLVFRSGGAAPRSFSDLEGRSFVPRQPESGTEILFWELADKAGLARDGLRLADVARTEDEAVEAVRRGDAEATFGLEAAARAYGLEFLPLVEEEFSLLVERKAWFDAPMKRLMAFFAEETFARRAASSGGYDIGHLGRVTWNA; encoded by the coding sequence ATGACGGAACCTTCGATGCCCGACCACGAATACCTGACGGTCAGGGAACTGGCCGACCTGCTGCGTCTGAAGGAGCGCAAGGTCTACGACCTGGCCGCGTCGGGCAGCGTGCCGTGTTCGCGCGCGACCGGCAAGCTGCTGTTCCCGGCCGACGAGATCCGCGCGTGGATCGAGCGGGCGAAGTCGGGCAGTGGCGTGGCCGCGCCGCCCTCGGTGGCGCGTGCGCCGATCCTGCTGGGCAGTCACGATCCCTTGCTTGACTGGGCGATCCGACAATCGCGTTGCGGGCTTGCCAGCTACTACGACGGATCGCTGGACGGCTTGCGGCGCTTCACGGCGGGCGAGGGGGTCGCGGCGGGGCTGCACATCCACGATCCCGTTTCGAACAACTGGAACGTGCCCGCCGTGGCGGCTGCGGCAGCGGGCCAGAATGCGGTACTGGTCACTTTCGCGCTGCGCCAGCGTGGCTTGGTCTTCAGGTCGGGTGGCGCGGCGCCGCGCAGTTTTTCCGACCTTGAGGGGCGCAGCTTCGTGCCCCGCCAGCCGGAATCGGGGACGGAGATCCTGTTCTGGGAACTGGCGGACAAGGCCGGTCTGGCGCGGGACGGGCTGCGGCTGGCGGACGTGGCCCGGACGGAGGACGAAGCGGTCGAGGCCGTGCGCCGCGGCGATGCCGAGGCCACCTTCGGGCTGGAGGCCGCCGCGCGCGCCTACGGGCTGGAATTCCTGCCGCTGGTCGAGGAGGAATTCTCCCTTCTGGTAGAACGCAAGGCGTGGTTCGATGCGCCGATGAAGAGATTGATGGCGTTTTTCGCGGAAGAAACCTTTGCCCGTCGGGCGGCCTCCAGCGGGGGCTACGACATCGGACATCTCGGCCGCGTCACCTGGAACGCCTGA